A single genomic interval of Koleobacter methoxysyntrophicus harbors:
- a CDS encoding MFS transporter encodes MEHMEKPLTEKDRRHNYNCYAADCIFFNVGNAFFEPNSIIPAFLSQLTDSNILIGLSSTIRNCGWFLPQLFVANYVQGMVRKKPLGIICFALMRFSAGALAITAFLLAGKHPSAALLIFYLFYIVFSFADGFSGVPWVDIMGKTIPPGQRGRLLATSQFIGGGLAFGAGFFIKGILESPKLTFPINYGIIFLTGFTALMVSFVSFSLVKEPPSRINGRKMGYKEYFRWILDIFSKDRNFARVIGVSFMTRAMFLSLPFYVIFARNVLMFPQDIVGYFVSAQMIGYLISSHIWGYLSDNLSNKRVITLTGVSAAATPCLALIAAAGFNLGIDSLLIPIYLLLYISIGFTITGMWTGYNNYLLEITGDENRAVYVGLYNTMGTPATFFPLLGGFIIQHFSYVYVFLFTAILISIGTFLSTFLKDRADDE; translated from the coding sequence ATGGAACATATGGAAAAACCGTTGACAGAAAAGGACCGCAGGCATAATTACAATTGTTATGCCGCTGACTGTATTTTCTTCAATGTCGGGAATGCTTTCTTTGAACCCAACTCAATAATCCCCGCTTTCCTCAGCCAGCTTACCGACAGCAACATCCTTATCGGTTTATCGTCAACAATAAGGAACTGCGGCTGGTTTTTGCCCCAATTATTTGTGGCAAATTACGTTCAGGGTATGGTAAGAAAAAAACCCCTGGGCATTATCTGTTTTGCTTTAATGCGTTTTTCAGCCGGGGCTCTGGCCATTACGGCCTTTTTACTGGCCGGAAAGCATCCTTCAGCAGCTCTTCTTATCTTTTATTTGTTTTATATCGTTTTCTCCTTTGCCGACGGCTTTAGCGGTGTTCCATGGGTAGATATTATGGGTAAAACAATACCGCCGGGACAAAGGGGGCGCCTCCTGGCAACTTCCCAGTTTATAGGAGGCGGTCTTGCCTTTGGGGCAGGCTTTTTCATAAAGGGAATTCTGGAAAGCCCGAAACTAACCTTTCCTATCAATTACGGTATCATATTTCTTACGGGTTTTACTGCCCTTATGGTATCCTTTGTCTCCTTCAGCCTCGTAAAGGAACCCCCTTCAAGGATTAACGGCAGGAAGATGGGCTATAAAGAATATTTTCGGTGGATACTGGATATATTTTCAAAGGACAGGAATTTCGCCAGGGTTATAGGGGTCAGCTTTATGACAAGGGCTATGTTCCTTTCCCTTCCCTTTTACGTTATTTTTGCCCGAAATGTTCTGATGTTTCCTCAGGATATTGTAGGCTATTTTGTATCTGCTCAGATGATAGGTTACCTTATATCAAGCCATATATGGGGATATTTGAGCGATAATCTCAGTAACAAGAGGGTGATAACCCTTACAGGGGTTTCGGCTGCAGCCACTCCTTGTCTTGCCCTTATCGCTGCTGCAGGCTTCAACCTGGGAATAGATTCCCTGCTTATTCCGATATACCTTTTACTGTATATAAGCATAGGTTTCACGATAACCGGCATGTGGACGGGGTATAATAATTATCTCCTGGAGATTACCGGAGACGAAAACAGGGCAGTTTATGTAGGCCTTTACAATACAATGGGCACCCCTGCAACCTTTTTCCCCCTCTTGGGAGGGTTCATTATCCAACACTTTTCCTATGTCTACGTTTTTTTGTTTACGGCTATCCTCATTTCTATCGGGACCTTCCTTTCCACGTTTTTGAAGGATCGGGCAGATGATGAATAG
- a CDS encoding ATP-binding protein has translation MNNKFVDREKELEFLNSEYYKKGSSLIVIYGRRRIGKTALIKRFISNKPALYFLASEEMERENLNNFKNLIAGFTNNELLKKGFDFSWDDLFAVLKDYKKEVKKVIVIDEFQYLGKANNAFPSILQRIWDTMLKDENIMVILCGSLINMMESQTLSYSSPLYGRRTGQIKLKQISFLDYGDFFENKSEDELIQFYAVTGGVPKYIEAFKEEREIFEGIRKKILNRQSFLYEEPVFLLEKEVADIGSYFSIIKTIAHGNHKLGKLAAALGVNQTGLTKYLRTMIDLDLIERQVPITESNPEKSKRGLYFIKDNFIEFWFKFIYPYRSYIEMEDTGFVMGKIKDSFIDYHVSFVYKKICMEKMWAMNRENKFSFKILKLGRWWNNSQEIDIVGLNEETGDIIFGECKYLNTKVDLNVFYSLLQKSKEVNWKKGNRREHFIIFSRSGFSPHLIELSKKRTDLILINRLDSK, from the coding sequence ATGAATAATAAATTTGTTGATAGGGAAAAAGAATTAGAGTTTTTAAATAGTGAGTATTACAAAAAAGGCTCTTCTCTTATAGTAATTTATGGACGAAGAAGAATAGGTAAAACAGCATTGATAAAAAGGTTTATAAGTAATAAGCCTGCTTTGTATTTTCTTGCCTCTGAAGAGATGGAAAGGGAAAATTTAAATAACTTTAAGAATTTAATAGCCGGGTTCACAAATAATGAACTTTTAAAAAAAGGTTTTGATTTTTCCTGGGACGATTTATTTGCCGTACTGAAAGACTACAAAAAAGAGGTAAAAAAGGTCATTGTTATAGATGAGTTTCAATATCTGGGAAAGGCTAATAATGCATTTCCATCTATATTACAGAGGATTTGGGATACTATGCTGAAAGATGAAAATATTATGGTTATTTTATGCGGTTCATTAATTAATATGATGGAAAGTCAGACCCTTTCATATTCAAGCCCTTTATACGGCAGGAGAACAGGTCAGATTAAGCTGAAACAAATAAGTTTTTTGGATTATGGAGATTTTTTTGAAAATAAAAGTGAAGATGAACTTATCCAATTTTATGCTGTAACTGGAGGTGTGCCTAAGTATATTGAAGCTTTTAAAGAGGAACGGGAGATATTTGAGGGTATCAGAAAAAAAATTTTAAATAGACAAAGTTTCTTATATGAAGAACCTGTATTTTTGCTGGAAAAAGAAGTTGCAGATATCGGAAGTTATTTTTCGATAATAAAAACAATTGCACATGGAAACCATAAACTGGGCAAACTAGCTGCTGCCCTTGGAGTGAATCAAACAGGATTAACCAAATATTTACGCACCATGATCGATCTAGATTTAATTGAAAGGCAGGTGCCTATAACAGAAAGCAATCCAGAGAAGAGTAAAAGAGGCCTGTATTTTATAAAAGATAATTTCATTGAGTTTTGGTTTAAATTTATATATCCGTATAGAAGTTATATAGAGATGGAAGATACAGGATTTGTCATGGGTAAGATAAAAGATAGTTTTATAGACTACCATGTAAGTTTTGTTTATAAAAAGATATGTATGGAAAAAATGTGGGCAATGAACAGAGAAAATAAATTCAGTTTCAAAATTTTGAAACTGGGCAGGTGGTGGAATAACTCGCAGGAAATAGATATAGTTGGGTTGAATGAAGAAACCGGAGATATAATTTTTGGAGAATGCAAATATTTAAATACAAAAGTAGACCTTAATGTGTTTTACAGCTTACTTCAAAAATCGAAAGAGGTAAACTGGAAAAAAGGAAATCGAAGAGAGCACTTTATTATTTTTAGCAGGTCAGGGTTTTCACCCCATTTAATAGAGCTATCAAAAAAGAGGACTGATTTGATATTGATAAATCGGCTGGATTCGAAATGA
- a CDS encoding DNA-3-methyladenine glycosylase family protein, with the protein MKDIHREVKDGEIYIKGLEAFNLRAMVECGQAFRWETEGGKEYTGIVRGMVIKVRQEGDTLIFRTSGGHESISFWLDYFDIDRDYAGLERELVKDETVAPAVIFSSGNRIMRQDPWECMMSFIISANNSIPLIKRVIENLSRKYGRPIDFEGETYYSFPDSKTLAGVPVEGLSECRCGYRAKYLKRTAEIVADMGNGLESLRELNTESAREELMKFPGVGPKVANCILLFSLQKYDAFPVDIWIKRIMEHLFFEGRETPVNKIQKAAGQRFGSRAGFVQQYLFYYAREKWDEIRSKEPGKI; encoded by the coding sequence GTGAAAGATATACACCGGGAAGTCAAGGATGGTGAGATATATATAAAGGGCCTAGAGGCCTTTAACCTGAGAGCAATGGTGGAATGCGGCCAGGCGTTTCGCTGGGAAACTGAAGGGGGAAAGGAATATACGGGCATAGTCAGGGGAATGGTAATAAAGGTCCGGCAGGAGGGCGATACCCTAATTTTCAGAACATCGGGAGGGCATGAATCTATATCCTTTTGGCTTGATTATTTTGACATTGATAGGGACTATGCCGGGCTTGAACGGGAGCTTGTGAAGGATGAAACCGTTGCTCCTGCCGTAATTTTTAGTTCCGGGAACCGGATTATGAGGCAGGACCCGTGGGAGTGCATGATGTCCTTTATAATATCGGCCAACAACAGCATCCCTTTAATTAAAAGGGTGATTGAAAACCTGTCGAGAAAATACGGTAGACCTATTGATTTCGAAGGAGAGACCTATTACAGTTTCCCCGACAGCAAAACCCTTGCAGGTGTTCCCGTTGAAGGGCTTTCAGAATGCAGATGCGGATATAGGGCAAAATACCTTAAAAGAACGGCTGAAATTGTAGCAGACATGGGAAACGGATTAGAATCTTTGAGGGAGCTGAATACGGAATCAGCACGGGAAGAACTGATGAAATTTCCCGGGGTCGGGCCCAAGGTTGCCAACTGCATCCTTCTCTTTTCACTGCAGAAGTATGATGCCTTTCCCGTTGATATATGGATAAAGAGGATAATGGAACACCTTTTTTTTGAGGGAAGAGAAACCCCTGTGAATAAAATTCAAAAGGCTGCCGGGCAGCGGTTTGGAAGCAGGGCCGGTTTTGTCCAGCAGTATTTATTTTATTATGCCAGGGAAAAATGGGATGAGATAAGATCAAAGGAACCGGGTAAAATATAA
- a CDS encoding NAD(P)/FAD-dependent oxidoreductase: MTKGKVCVVGGGPAGLFAAIEAAKRDFSVTLYEMGEIGENIKCAEGFLDSLNILGEPEAGVRFKVREMVVRGKETYTIDMSPINLWMIDRKEWQKYLGEKAQRMGVEISENHPISPDDLERIKREFRWIIDASGIFSVTSKLYGFKHFYTANSGVTVQYVMEGDFSCLKERILAGIEPHYTGYYWIFPKGPQIANVGMGVLRYKKGMVLRNELERIVEKEGLKSYRILRSFGGLCPIAIPGRIVYDNILLAGDACGLTSPLHCGGIDLACISGMTAAAVIAEDRVSGYKDELWKVIGDKITLERELFEFWDSRGYDTVDALIRRFSRKKKFPYFLMNPTKYSRQLILLLKALKLSRA, translated from the coding sequence ATGACGAAAGGAAAGGTCTGCGTCGTGGGAGGAGGGCCGGCAGGGCTTTTTGCAGCTATTGAGGCCGCAAAGAGAGACTTTAGCGTTACCCTTTATGAGATGGGAGAAATCGGTGAAAACATCAAGTGTGCCGAAGGGTTTCTGGATTCCTTAAATATCCTCGGGGAGCCCGAGGCCGGCGTCAGATTTAAGGTCAGGGAGATGGTGGTTAGAGGAAAGGAAACCTATACCATCGATATGTCTCCTATAAACCTGTGGATGATCGACAGAAAGGAATGGCAGAAATATCTTGGAGAAAAGGCCCAGCGGATGGGTGTAGAAATTTCCGAAAATCATCCGATATCACCCGATGATCTGGAACGGATAAAAAGGGAGTTCCGGTGGATAATTGATGCCAGCGGTATCTTTTCAGTAACATCAAAGCTTTACGGTTTCAAACATTTCTATACAGCAAATTCAGGGGTAACCGTCCAGTATGTTATGGAAGGAGATTTCAGCTGTTTAAAGGAAAGGATACTTGCAGGTATAGAACCCCATTATACGGGGTATTACTGGATATTCCCGAAAGGCCCTCAAATAGCGAATGTAGGTATGGGAGTGCTGCGGTACAAAAAAGGAATGGTTTTAAGGAATGAACTGGAGAGAATAGTTGAAAAAGAAGGGCTTAAAAGCTATAGAATTCTGCGTTCCTTTGGCGGTCTCTGCCCTATTGCAATCCCCGGACGGATAGTATATGACAATATCCTGCTGGCGGGAGACGCATGCGGCCTTACATCTCCCCTTCACTGCGGCGGTATAGACCTTGCCTGTATCAGCGGAATGACGGCAGCAGCCGTAATAGCGGAAGACCGTGTGTCCGGGTATAAGGATGAGCTGTGGAAGGTTATAGGGGACAAGATAACCCTTGAGAGGGAATTATTCGAATTCTGGGATTCCCGGGGGTATGACACCGTTGATGCCCTGATCAGACGGTTTTCGAGGAAAAAGAAATTCCCCTATTTCCTGATGAATCCAACTAAATACTCCCGCCAGCTCATTTTACTGTTGAAAGCGTTGAAACTCAGCAGGGCTTAA
- a CDS encoding DMT family transporter produces the protein MLKRGTIADLALLLVAVVWGSNFVIMKDALDHITPFAYLGIRFTLSFLIMVVIFWERVKKINVQDIIAGSIIGFFLFAGFATQTIGLLYTTPGKSGFITGINVIIVPFLYYMVTKKFPGWWPLVGGIFAVIGLGFLSLNESFNINIGDLLTLMCAFLFAGHIVSIGIFAPRRDPIILTIIQLGFTGIVNNLIALMWEPLPVGISPGIWAAILYAVVFCTIGAFVIQNVAQRYTPSTHAALILCLEAVFAVIFSYLFWGEELTVRMVIGCVFIFAGVTVTELKPGLPMLGPPRVKEKRGKILPRETE, from the coding sequence ATGCTAAAACGAGGAACTATAGCAGACCTTGCCCTGTTATTGGTTGCAGTAGTATGGGGTTCAAATTTCGTTATTATGAAGGATGCCCTTGACCATATAACCCCCTTTGCATACCTGGGAATAAGATTTACCCTTTCTTTTTTAATCATGGTGGTTATTTTTTGGGAAAGGGTAAAGAAGATAAATGTTCAGGATATTATTGCAGGGAGCATTATCGGCTTCTTCCTATTTGCAGGCTTTGCTACCCAAACTATAGGTCTTCTTTACACCACACCGGGCAAATCCGGATTTATTACAGGTATAAACGTTATTATAGTTCCCTTTCTGTATTACATGGTGACAAAGAAATTCCCTGGATGGTGGCCTTTAGTAGGTGGTATTTTTGCCGTAATAGGATTAGGATTTTTATCACTTAATGAAAGTTTTAACATTAATATAGGGGATTTATTAACCCTTATGTGTGCTTTTCTATTTGCCGGGCATATCGTTTCTATAGGGATTTTTGCCCCCCGAAGGGACCCGATAATATTAACCATAATCCAGCTTGGGTTTACGGGCATAGTAAATAACCTGATAGCGTTGATGTGGGAGCCCCTGCCTGTTGGCATATCTCCGGGGATATGGGCTGCAATTCTCTATGCTGTTGTCTTCTGCACTATAGGGGCTTTTGTTATACAGAATGTGGCCCAGAGGTATACGCCCTCCACCCATGCCGCACTGATCCTGTGCCTTGAAGCCGTATTTGCCGTTATCTTCTCTTATCTATTTTGGGGAGAAGAGCTTACCGTTCGGATGGTTATCGGATGTGTTTTTATCTTTGCAGGGGTGACTGTAACGGAATTAAAGCCCGGATTACCTATGTTAGGTCCTCCACGTGTAAAAGAGAAAAGAGGTAAAATATTACCTAGGGAGACCGAATAA
- a CDS encoding 4Fe-4S double cluster binding domain-containing protein → MDRSGELKDKILEWGGSDVGFSRVEDFLPQAHKHLKWAVTVVFRLSDQIINDISEGPTHTYFHHYRHVNALLDQITLRASSLIQEWGHLAMAVPASQTVDREGFRGFFQHKTAATRAGLGWIGKNALLITGKYGPRVRLATILTDMPLPEGVPVEESGCGNCRECVLRCPALALRGENWAPGKERSLLVDALACSTYMKEHFGHIGRGSVCGMCIEACPRGRGNR, encoded by the coding sequence ATGGATAGATCCGGGGAACTTAAAGATAAAATCCTGGAATGGGGCGGGAGCGATGTGGGGTTTTCCAGGGTAGAGGATTTTCTGCCACAGGCACATAAGCATCTAAAATGGGCTGTTACCGTTGTTTTTCGCCTTTCGGACCAGATTATCAACGATATTTCTGAAGGTCCAACCCATACCTATTTTCACCATTACAGGCATGTAAATGCACTGCTTGACCAAATAACCCTGAGAGCCTCTTCCCTCATTCAGGAATGGGGGCATCTTGCTATGGCTGTTCCCGCATCCCAGACCGTTGACAGGGAAGGTTTTAGAGGCTTTTTCCAGCACAAAACGGCAGCAACCAGGGCGGGTCTGGGGTGGATCGGAAAGAATGCCCTGCTGATTACCGGGAAGTACGGGCCGAGGGTAAGGCTTGCAACTATATTGACGGATATGCCCCTTCCTGAAGGGGTGCCTGTTGAAGAAAGCGGATGCGGTAACTGCAGGGAATGTGTTTTGAGGTGTCCCGCTCTGGCCCTGAGGGGGGAAAACTGGGCCCCCGGTAAGGAAAGAAGCCTCCTGGTTGATGCCCTGGCGTGCAGCACATATATGAAGGAACATTTCGGTCATATAGGCAGGGGTTCAGTATGCGGAATGTGTATTGAAGCCTGTCCCAGGGGTAGGGGTAACCGTTAA
- a CDS encoding molybdopterin biosynthesis protein, whose amino-acid sequence MKRRDIYLDNLPVDEAKRRFMERLEELGALRPLNGEKIPVSSSLGRVTAGAVYAKISSPHYNSAAVDGIAVRARDTFGASETNPVRLTKEQCRYVDTGDPLPDGFDAVVMVEDIQPLENGEVELISAVYPWQHVRPIGEDIVAAEMILPENHRIRPQDIGAMLAGGVLEVEVRRRPVVSIIPTGTELVKPGSPLNPGDITEYNSEVLKGFVLEWGGTANISDIKADDYSLIRDEILKALSTSDIVIVNAGSSAGSEDYTSSIVEEIGELLVHGIASKPGKPVILGIAGGKPVIGIPGYPVSAVLAFDLFVKPLVFRLQGTLPPERTRIKATAARKIPSKIGVEEYLRVKLGDVGGRMIATPLARGAGVITSLVRADGILKIPAPLEGFHAGEEIEVELLREKRDIENTVVVIGSHDLALDILGDHIRRRYPHISLSSAHVGSMGGIMALKKGETHGAGIHLLDPETGEYNIPYLEKYLPGKEIVLVNLAYRDQGIMVKKGNPKNIKNVGDLAREGITFVNRQKGAGTRLLLDYELKKLGISPERIMGYEREEYTHMAVAAAVAGGSADAGLGILAAANSLGLDFIPVARERYDLAIPAEFMGLERVKAMLETINTPQFKKALEALGGYHTEKTGEVLKEGRV is encoded by the coding sequence TTGAAAAGAAGAGATATATATCTGGATAACCTTCCGGTTGATGAAGCAAAACGGAGATTTATGGAGCGCCTTGAAGAGCTCGGTGCCCTTAGGCCCCTTAACGGAGAGAAGATCCCCGTTTCCTCTTCCCTGGGAAGGGTTACGGCAGGGGCTGTGTACGCTAAAATTTCTTCTCCCCATTACAACTCTGCAGCTGTGGACGGTATTGCCGTGAGGGCACGGGATACCTTTGGGGCCTCTGAAACGAACCCTGTCAGGCTTACGAAAGAGCAGTGCAGATACGTGGATACGGGTGATCCCCTTCCGGATGGATTCGATGCCGTTGTCATGGTCGAAGATATTCAGCCCCTTGAAAACGGTGAGGTGGAACTGATTTCAGCCGTATACCCGTGGCAGCACGTAAGGCCTATAGGGGAAGACATAGTAGCTGCCGAAATGATACTTCCCGAAAATCACAGGATCAGGCCGCAGGATATAGGTGCTATGCTGGCGGGGGGCGTCCTGGAGGTTGAGGTCAGGAGGAGGCCCGTAGTCTCCATAATACCTACGGGCACAGAACTGGTCAAACCCGGTTCGCCTTTAAATCCCGGTGATATCACTGAATACAATTCAGAGGTCCTTAAGGGCTTTGTCCTTGAATGGGGAGGAACCGCAAATATATCGGATATTAAGGCAGATGATTATTCCCTCATCAGGGATGAAATCCTTAAGGCCCTGAGTACTTCGGATATCGTTATTGTAAATGCCGGTTCTTCGGCCGGTTCCGAGGACTATACTTCTTCGATAGTGGAAGAAATTGGGGAACTGCTGGTCCACGGTATTGCATCCAAACCGGGGAAACCGGTAATTCTCGGCATTGCAGGGGGAAAACCGGTAATAGGGATACCCGGATATCCCGTTTCTGCTGTCCTGGCCTTTGACCTTTTTGTAAAACCCCTGGTTTTCAGGCTTCAGGGGACTCTTCCACCGGAACGGACCAGGATAAAGGCCACAGCTGCCAGGAAGATACCTTCAAAAATCGGGGTCGAAGAATACCTGAGGGTGAAGCTGGGTGATGTGGGAGGCAGGATGATAGCAACCCCTCTGGCAAGGGGTGCAGGGGTTATTACTTCCCTTGTAAGGGCTGACGGTATCCTAAAGATTCCGGCTCCCCTTGAGGGCTTTCATGCAGGTGAAGAAATCGAGGTAGAGCTCTTGAGGGAAAAGAGGGATATCGAAAACACGGTAGTCGTTATAGGCAGCCACGATTTAGCCCTGGACATCCTGGGTGACCATATCAGGAGGAGATACCCCCATATTTCCCTTTCTTCTGCCCATGTGGGCAGCATGGGAGGTATAATGGCCTTGAAAAAGGGGGAAACCCACGGGGCCGGTATTCACCTTTTGGACCCCGAAACAGGGGAGTACAACATACCCTATCTCGAGAAATACCTACCCGGCAAGGAGATTGTCCTTGTAAATCTGGCCTATAGAGACCAGGGGATTATGGTTAAGAAAGGGAATCCGAAGAATATAAAGAATGTGGGCGACCTTGCCAGAGAAGGGATTACCTTCGTAAACCGTCAGAAGGGGGCAGGGACCAGGCTTCTCCTCGATTATGAACTTAAGAAGCTCGGAATATCACCTGAAAGAATAATGGGCTATGAGAGGGAAGAGTATACCCATATGGCGGTAGCGGCTGCTGTAGCCGGAGGTTCGGCAGATGCAGGTCTTGGAATACTGGCTGCAGCTAATTCCCTTGGCCTTGACTTCATACCCGTTGCCCGGGAAAGATACGACCTGGCTATACCGGCAGAATTCATGGGACTTGAAAGGGTTAAGGCTATGCTGGAAACAATAAATACCCCGCAGTTCAAAAAGGCCCTGGAGGCCTTAGGGGGATATCATACTGAAAAGACAGGGGAGGTCTTAAAGGAGGGACGGGTATGA
- the glp gene encoding gephyrin-like molybdotransferase Glp, with the protein MPEFFKVMSVDEVKEKIREWFGHLKPEGERVPIEDGLDRVLFEDVISPENLPGFDRSAVDGYALKAEDTFGASEAMPALLEVIGEIGMGQVPAMCLGSGQAAGISTGGMLPEGADSVVMIEDTDLLGDKTLNIYKAVSPGENVIRRDEDIKKGETLLKKGHRLRPQDIGALAGVGITRVDVSRRPRVVIISTGDELVEPAAVPRIGQIRDINSYTLSGLVQQYGGEPLRFGIIQDTYNALFEAVEKGIAEGDMVVISGGSSVGTRDVTGRVIGDLGSPGVLVHGVSVKPGKPTIIASAGGKPVLGLPGHPVSAMVIFGIFGREIINLKLGYRGGSLKVKAVMGRNIASSAGREDYIRISLIENHGQLTAIPVLGKSGLISTMVKARGTVKIPACKEGIREGEPVDVEIF; encoded by the coding sequence ATGCCGGAATTCTTTAAAGTTATGTCAGTGGATGAAGTTAAGGAAAAGATACGGGAATGGTTCGGCCACTTAAAGCCTGAAGGGGAAAGGGTACCTATTGAAGACGGCCTTGACAGGGTGCTGTTTGAGGATGTAATATCCCCTGAAAACCTGCCCGGCTTTGACAGGTCCGCGGTGGATGGATATGCCCTGAAAGCGGAGGATACCTTCGGGGCATCGGAAGCAATGCCGGCACTCCTCGAAGTCATAGGGGAGATAGGGATGGGCCAGGTGCCTGCCATGTGTTTGGGTTCCGGACAGGCTGCGGGAATATCTACCGGAGGCATGCTGCCCGAAGGGGCCGACAGCGTTGTGATGATTGAAGATACCGATTTACTAGGAGATAAAACCCTTAACATATATAAAGCCGTATCCCCTGGGGAGAATGTAATAAGACGGGATGAAGATATAAAAAAAGGAGAAACCCTATTAAAGAAGGGCCACCGCCTCAGGCCCCAGGATATAGGTGCACTGGCCGGGGTGGGAATTACCCGGGTTGACGTTTCTAGGAGGCCCAGGGTAGTTATTATATCTACGGGGGATGAGCTGGTAGAACCCGCTGCAGTACCCCGTATAGGGCAGATAAGAGATATTAATTCATATACCCTTTCGGGCCTTGTCCAGCAGTACGGAGGAGAACCGCTCAGGTTCGGCATAATACAGGATACCTATAATGCCCTCTTTGAAGCAGTCGAAAAGGGCATTGCAGAAGGCGACATGGTGGTAATATCGGGCGGAAGTTCAGTGGGGACCAGGGATGTAACGGGAAGGGTTATCGGGGATTTAGGAAGCCCCGGTGTCCTTGTCCACGGTGTATCGGTAAAACCCGGAAAACCCACGATTATAGCCTCCGCGGGCGGAAAACCCGTATTGGGGTTACCCGGGCACCCCGTATCTGCCATGGTCATATTCGGAATCTTCGGAAGGGAAATTATCAACCTAAAACTGGGTTACAGGGGTGGCAGCCTGAAGGTAAAAGCGGTAATGGGCAGGAATATAGCCTCTTCTGCCGGGAGGGAGGATTATATCAGGATTTCACTGATAGAAAATCACGGACAGCTGACAGCCATCCCGGTTCTAGGGAAATCGGGGCTGATTTCCACTATGGTTAAGGCCCGCGGCACGGTGAAAATTCCTGCCTGTAAGGAAGGGATACGGGAAGGGGAGCCGGTGGATGTGGAGATTTTTTAA
- the hydF gene encoding [FeFe] hydrogenase H-cluster maturation GTPase HydF, producing MNTTPIASRLHIAIFGRRNAGKSSLINAITNQDIALVSPVAGTTTDPVFKAMELLPLGPVVIIDTAGIDDVGELGELRVKKTYQVLNKTDLAVIIVDGQVGITDYDLDIAQKVKERNIPLVGVINKKDLTNYTGKDKKKWENLLGTNLIEVSALRKQGIEELKREIINKAPADFSELPIISDLLNPGDFVVLVIPIDKAAPKGRLILPQQQTIRDILDHDAIAVVTKEHELKEALDYLSKKPRIVVTDSQAFLKVAADTPKDVLMTSFSILFARHKGDLAQLVAGIKAVEELKPGDRVLISEACTHHRQADDIGTVKIPRWLRQVAGGDLYFEWSSGFSFPENLHEFKLVVHCGACMLNRREMLYRLSVLKEKNIPVVNYGVLIAYVHGILERALKPFPYAHTILNFSG from the coding sequence TTGAACACCACTCCCATCGCCAGCCGGCTACATATCGCCATATTCGGTCGCCGGAACGCGGGTAAGTCGAGCTTGATAAACGCTATTACAAATCAGGATATAGCACTGGTATCCCCGGTAGCCGGCACCACCACCGATCCAGTGTTTAAGGCCATGGAGCTTTTGCCGCTGGGGCCGGTGGTCATTATTGACACCGCCGGCATAGACGATGTAGGAGAGCTTGGCGAGCTCCGGGTTAAAAAAACATACCAGGTATTAAATAAAACCGACCTAGCAGTGATTATTGTCGATGGTCAGGTCGGCATCACGGATTATGACCTGGACATCGCCCAGAAAGTAAAAGAAAGAAATATACCCCTTGTGGGTGTAATAAATAAAAAAGACCTTACAAATTACACCGGGAAAGATAAGAAAAAATGGGAAAACCTCCTGGGGACAAACCTTATAGAGGTTTCAGCGTTGAGGAAACAGGGCATCGAAGAGTTGAAACGGGAGATAATCAATAAAGCCCCGGCCGATTTTTCCGAACTTCCCATAATCAGTGATTTATTAAATCCAGGCGATTTTGTGGTGCTGGTAATACCCATAGATAAGGCAGCGCCGAAGGGCAGGCTGATTCTTCCACAGCAGCAAACCATACGGGACATCCTTGATCACGATGCAATAGCTGTCGTTACCAAAGAACATGAACTAAAAGAAGCCCTCGACTATCTTTCGAAAAAACCCAGGATCGTGGTTACTGATTCTCAGGCATTTCTAAAAGTGGCCGCCGATACGCCAAAAGACGTATTGATGACTTCTTTTTCCATCCTGTTTGCGCGTCACAAAGGTGATTTAGCCCAGCTGGTGGCTGGGATTAAGGCCGTAGAAGAACTGAAACCTGGGGACAGGGTTTTGATATCCGAGGCATGTACTCACCACCGCCAGGCCGACGACATAGGCACGGTAAAAATTCCCCGCTGGCTACGGCAGGTGGCGGGAGGAGATCTCTATTTCGAGTGGTCAAGTGGTTTTTCTTTCCCTGAAAACCTGCATGAATTCAAGCTTGTAGTCCACTGTGGAGCCTGCATGTTAAACCGCAGGGAAATGCTCTACCGTCTCTCTGTTCTCAAGGAAAAGAATATTCCCGTCGTCAACTACGGAGTGCTGATAGCTTATGTCCATGGTATCTTAGAGAGAGCGCTGAAGCCTTTTCCATATGCTCACACAATACTCAATTTCTCGGGTTGA